One Castanea sativa cultivar Marrone di Chiusa Pesio chromosome 4, ASM4071231v1 DNA window includes the following coding sequences:
- the LOC142631131 gene encoding protein EXECUTER 2, chloroplastic isoform X1, which produces MSVANTWGVGQGIPMTQLRPSLCFSHFSSVKSKTHLSFVVGWSWGYSVQTKNASFNNKTRKNSSFRCSNGSNSNSTNTSSSLEWDWNRWNRHFSEIEQAESFASVLKFQLEDAIEKEDFQEAAKLKMAIAEATSKDSVAEIMSQLKHAVDEERYHDASRLCRYTGSGLVGWWVGYSKDSDDPFGRIIRITPGVGRFVCRSFSPRQLVTAAPGTPLFEIFVVKDTDETYVMQVVCLQRAKGNSTNSSPASKLTKDPSTSEVENESVVDVQENEVKAERTEDKGTNTEGVTEEGIKSVINFLKEKIPGLKVKVMNVNVAEEVIKDSDSVKQLMQEDNEKAGSTENSENEVGNLDEIQPDEVTIGGGSDASEDEKDLDMKLFIGGVVHNSDDTPSKDEYVRLPAEIKDMERDSFVLHIPGRSLDHDNGESKVSRVKVAALAAQGVSELMPSDVAKAFWSAEKISPKVSRNVREIVKLAVSQAQKRSILSEYTTFNRITTSRGDLDPFSGLYVGAFGPYGTEVVQLQRKYGHWNGGDDEDKSSDMEFFEYVEAVKLTGDLNVPAGQVTFRAKIGRGNRSSNRGMYPDELGVVASFKGQGRIAEFGFRNPQWVDGELLQLNGKGIGPYVKGADLGFLYVVPEQSFLVLFNRLKLPD; this is translated from the exons atGTCGGTGGCTAATACATGGGGCGTGGGACAAGGAATCCCAATGACCCAACTGAGGCCAAGCTTGTGTTTCTCACATTTTTCATCTGTGAAATCAAAAACCCATCTGAGTTTCGTTGTGGGTTGGAGCTGGGGCTACTCTGTTCAGACCAAGAACGCTTCTTTTAACAATAAGACCCGCAAGAACTCCAGCTTCCGTTGCTCTAATGGCAGTAACAGTAACAGCACCAATACCAGTTCTTCTTTGGAATGGGATTGGAACCGATGGAACCGCCATTTCTCCGAGATTGAACAAGCTGAGAGCTTTGCCTCTGTTCTAAAG TTTCAACTTGAAGATGCAATTGAGAAGGAAGACTTCCAAGAAGCTGCGAAGTTGAAAATGGCTATTGCGGAAGCTACATCCAAGGACAGTGTTGCTGAAATCATGTCTCAGTTGAAG CATGCAGTTGACGAAGAGCGTTACCATGATGCTTCAAGGTTGTGTAGGTACACAGGAAGTGGACTG GTAGGTTGGTGGGTGGGCTACTCAAAAGATTCAGATGATCCCTTTGGGAGAATAATACGCATAACTCCAGGTGTGGGCAGATTTGTATGCAGGAGTTTTAGTCCAAG GCAGTTGGTGACTGCAGCTCCCGGAACTccattatttgaaatatttgtgGTAAAAGACACCGATGAGACATATGTCATGCAG GTGGTATGCTTGCAACGAGCCAAAGGAAATTCAACAAATTCCAGTCCAGCATCCAAACTCACAAAAGACCCTTCTACTTCCGAAGTGGAGAATGAATCTGTAGTAGATGTTCAGGAAAATGAAGTAAAGGCAGAGAGAACTGAGGACAAGGGAACTAACACTGAGGGAGTGACTGAGGAGGGAATTAAAAGTGTGATAAATTTTCTTAAGGAAAAAATTCCAGGATTGAAAGTTAAAGTCATGAATGTCAATGTTGCTGAGGAAGTGATAAAGGACAGTGACTCTGTGAAGCAGTTGATGCAAGAAGACAACGAGAAGGCAGGATCTACTGAGAATTCTGAAAATGAAGTTGGTAATTTGGATGAGATTCAGCCTGATGAGGTCACCATAGGAGGAGGTAGTGATGCCTCAGAAGATGAGAAGGATTTGGATATGAAACTTTTTATTGGTGGGGTTGTTCATAACAGTGATGATACTCCTAGCAAGGATGAGTATGTACGTCTTCCTGCTGAAATTAAAGATATGGAGAGAGATTCTTTTGTGCTACATATCCCTGGGAGAAGCTTAGATCATGATAACGGAGAAAGTAAAGTGTCCAGAGTCAAAGTGGCTGCTCTAGCAGCTCAAGGTGTCTCAGAACTTATGCCTTCTGATGTTGCCAAGGCCTTTTGGAGTGCTGAAAAAATTTCTCCAAAG GTTTCCAGAAATGTGCGTGAAATTGTCAAACTTGCTGTTAGTCAAGCACAAAAGCGCAGCATATTATCTGAGTATACAACTTTTAATCGGATTACTACTTCCAGAGGAGATTTAGACCCTTTTTCAG GCCTGTATGTTGGTGCATTTGGCCCTTATGGCACTGAGGTGGTACAATTGCAGCGTAAATATGGTCACTGGAATGGTGGGGATGATGAAGACAAGTCTTCAGATATGGAGTTTTTCGAATATGTAGAGGCAGTGAAGCTAACTGGGGATCTTAACGTACCTGCTGGCCAG GTGACATTTCGTGCTAAAATTGGGAGAGGAAATCGCTCGTCCAACCGTGGGATGTATCCAGATGAATTAGGAGTG GTTGCGAGTTTCAAGGGTCAAGGAAGAATAGCAGAATTTGGGTTCCGAAATCCACAATGGGTTGATGGAGAACTTCTCCAACTAAATGGCAAG GGCATTGGTCCTTATGTCAAAGGCGCAGATCTTGGTTTCCTATATGTTGTACCTGAACAGAGTTTTCTTGTGTTGTTCAACCGATTAAAGCTACCTGACTGA
- the LOC142631131 gene encoding protein EXECUTER 2, chloroplastic isoform X2 has product MSVANTWGVGQGIPMTQLRPSLCFSHFSSVKSKTHLSFVVGWSWGYSVQTKNASFNNKTRKNSSFRCSNGSNSNSTNTSSSLEWDWNRWNRHFSEIEQAESFASVLKFQLEDAIEKEDFQEAAKLKMAIAEATSKDSVAEIMSQLKHAVDEERYHDASRLCRYTGSGLVGWWVGYSKDSDDPFGRIIRITPGVGRFVCRSFSPRQLVTAAPGTPLFEIFVVKDTDETYVMQVVCLQRAKGNSTNSSPASKLTKDPSTSEVENESVVDVQENEVKAERTEDKGTNTEGVTEEGIKSVINFLKEKIPGLKVKVMNVNVAEEVIKDSDSVKQLMQEDNEKAGSTENSENEVGNLDEIQPDEVTIGGGSDASEDEKDLDMKLFIGGVVHNSDDTPSKDEYVRLPAEIKDMERDSFVLHIPGRSLDHDNGESKVSRVKVAALAAQGVSELMPSDVAKAFWSAEKISPKVSRNVREIVKLAVSQAQKRSILSEYTTFNRITTSRGDLDPFSGLYVGAFGPYGTEVVQLQRKYGHWNGGDDEDKSSDMEFFEYVEAVKLTGDLNVPAGQVASFKGQGRIAEFGFRNPQWVDGELLQLNGKGIGPYVKGADLGFLYVVPEQSFLVLFNRLKLPD; this is encoded by the exons atGTCGGTGGCTAATACATGGGGCGTGGGACAAGGAATCCCAATGACCCAACTGAGGCCAAGCTTGTGTTTCTCACATTTTTCATCTGTGAAATCAAAAACCCATCTGAGTTTCGTTGTGGGTTGGAGCTGGGGCTACTCTGTTCAGACCAAGAACGCTTCTTTTAACAATAAGACCCGCAAGAACTCCAGCTTCCGTTGCTCTAATGGCAGTAACAGTAACAGCACCAATACCAGTTCTTCTTTGGAATGGGATTGGAACCGATGGAACCGCCATTTCTCCGAGATTGAACAAGCTGAGAGCTTTGCCTCTGTTCTAAAG TTTCAACTTGAAGATGCAATTGAGAAGGAAGACTTCCAAGAAGCTGCGAAGTTGAAAATGGCTATTGCGGAAGCTACATCCAAGGACAGTGTTGCTGAAATCATGTCTCAGTTGAAG CATGCAGTTGACGAAGAGCGTTACCATGATGCTTCAAGGTTGTGTAGGTACACAGGAAGTGGACTG GTAGGTTGGTGGGTGGGCTACTCAAAAGATTCAGATGATCCCTTTGGGAGAATAATACGCATAACTCCAGGTGTGGGCAGATTTGTATGCAGGAGTTTTAGTCCAAG GCAGTTGGTGACTGCAGCTCCCGGAACTccattatttgaaatatttgtgGTAAAAGACACCGATGAGACATATGTCATGCAG GTGGTATGCTTGCAACGAGCCAAAGGAAATTCAACAAATTCCAGTCCAGCATCCAAACTCACAAAAGACCCTTCTACTTCCGAAGTGGAGAATGAATCTGTAGTAGATGTTCAGGAAAATGAAGTAAAGGCAGAGAGAACTGAGGACAAGGGAACTAACACTGAGGGAGTGACTGAGGAGGGAATTAAAAGTGTGATAAATTTTCTTAAGGAAAAAATTCCAGGATTGAAAGTTAAAGTCATGAATGTCAATGTTGCTGAGGAAGTGATAAAGGACAGTGACTCTGTGAAGCAGTTGATGCAAGAAGACAACGAGAAGGCAGGATCTACTGAGAATTCTGAAAATGAAGTTGGTAATTTGGATGAGATTCAGCCTGATGAGGTCACCATAGGAGGAGGTAGTGATGCCTCAGAAGATGAGAAGGATTTGGATATGAAACTTTTTATTGGTGGGGTTGTTCATAACAGTGATGATACTCCTAGCAAGGATGAGTATGTACGTCTTCCTGCTGAAATTAAAGATATGGAGAGAGATTCTTTTGTGCTACATATCCCTGGGAGAAGCTTAGATCATGATAACGGAGAAAGTAAAGTGTCCAGAGTCAAAGTGGCTGCTCTAGCAGCTCAAGGTGTCTCAGAACTTATGCCTTCTGATGTTGCCAAGGCCTTTTGGAGTGCTGAAAAAATTTCTCCAAAG GTTTCCAGAAATGTGCGTGAAATTGTCAAACTTGCTGTTAGTCAAGCACAAAAGCGCAGCATATTATCTGAGTATACAACTTTTAATCGGATTACTACTTCCAGAGGAGATTTAGACCCTTTTTCAG GCCTGTATGTTGGTGCATTTGGCCCTTATGGCACTGAGGTGGTACAATTGCAGCGTAAATATGGTCACTGGAATGGTGGGGATGATGAAGACAAGTCTTCAGATATGGAGTTTTTCGAATATGTAGAGGCAGTGAAGCTAACTGGGGATCTTAACGTACCTGCTGGCCAG GTTGCGAGTTTCAAGGGTCAAGGAAGAATAGCAGAATTTGGGTTCCGAAATCCACAATGGGTTGATGGAGAACTTCTCCAACTAAATGGCAAG GGCATTGGTCCTTATGTCAAAGGCGCAGATCTTGGTTTCCTATATGTTGTACCTGAACAGAGTTTTCTTGTGTTGTTCAACCGATTAAAGCTACCTGACTGA
- the LOC142631131 gene encoding protein EXECUTER 2, chloroplastic isoform X3, protein MAIAEATSKDSVAEIMSQLKHAVDEERYHDASRLCRYTGSGLVGWWVGYSKDSDDPFGRIIRITPGVGRFVCRSFSPRQLVTAAPGTPLFEIFVVKDTDETYVMQVVCLQRAKGNSTNSSPASKLTKDPSTSEVENESVVDVQENEVKAERTEDKGTNTEGVTEEGIKSVINFLKEKIPGLKVKVMNVNVAEEVIKDSDSVKQLMQEDNEKAGSTENSENEVGNLDEIQPDEVTIGGGSDASEDEKDLDMKLFIGGVVHNSDDTPSKDEYVRLPAEIKDMERDSFVLHIPGRSLDHDNGESKVSRVKVAALAAQGVSELMPSDVAKAFWSAEKISPKVSRNVREIVKLAVSQAQKRSILSEYTTFNRITTSRGDLDPFSGLYVGAFGPYGTEVVQLQRKYGHWNGGDDEDKSSDMEFFEYVEAVKLTGDLNVPAGQVTFRAKIGRGNRSSNRGMYPDELGVVASFKGQGRIAEFGFRNPQWVDGELLQLNGKGIGPYVKGADLGFLYVVPEQSFLVLFNRLKLPD, encoded by the exons ATGGCTATTGCGGAAGCTACATCCAAGGACAGTGTTGCTGAAATCATGTCTCAGTTGAAG CATGCAGTTGACGAAGAGCGTTACCATGATGCTTCAAGGTTGTGTAGGTACACAGGAAGTGGACTG GTAGGTTGGTGGGTGGGCTACTCAAAAGATTCAGATGATCCCTTTGGGAGAATAATACGCATAACTCCAGGTGTGGGCAGATTTGTATGCAGGAGTTTTAGTCCAAG GCAGTTGGTGACTGCAGCTCCCGGAACTccattatttgaaatatttgtgGTAAAAGACACCGATGAGACATATGTCATGCAG GTGGTATGCTTGCAACGAGCCAAAGGAAATTCAACAAATTCCAGTCCAGCATCCAAACTCACAAAAGACCCTTCTACTTCCGAAGTGGAGAATGAATCTGTAGTAGATGTTCAGGAAAATGAAGTAAAGGCAGAGAGAACTGAGGACAAGGGAACTAACACTGAGGGAGTGACTGAGGAGGGAATTAAAAGTGTGATAAATTTTCTTAAGGAAAAAATTCCAGGATTGAAAGTTAAAGTCATGAATGTCAATGTTGCTGAGGAAGTGATAAAGGACAGTGACTCTGTGAAGCAGTTGATGCAAGAAGACAACGAGAAGGCAGGATCTACTGAGAATTCTGAAAATGAAGTTGGTAATTTGGATGAGATTCAGCCTGATGAGGTCACCATAGGAGGAGGTAGTGATGCCTCAGAAGATGAGAAGGATTTGGATATGAAACTTTTTATTGGTGGGGTTGTTCATAACAGTGATGATACTCCTAGCAAGGATGAGTATGTACGTCTTCCTGCTGAAATTAAAGATATGGAGAGAGATTCTTTTGTGCTACATATCCCTGGGAGAAGCTTAGATCATGATAACGGAGAAAGTAAAGTGTCCAGAGTCAAAGTGGCTGCTCTAGCAGCTCAAGGTGTCTCAGAACTTATGCCTTCTGATGTTGCCAAGGCCTTTTGGAGTGCTGAAAAAATTTCTCCAAAG GTTTCCAGAAATGTGCGTGAAATTGTCAAACTTGCTGTTAGTCAAGCACAAAAGCGCAGCATATTATCTGAGTATACAACTTTTAATCGGATTACTACTTCCAGAGGAGATTTAGACCCTTTTTCAG GCCTGTATGTTGGTGCATTTGGCCCTTATGGCACTGAGGTGGTACAATTGCAGCGTAAATATGGTCACTGGAATGGTGGGGATGATGAAGACAAGTCTTCAGATATGGAGTTTTTCGAATATGTAGAGGCAGTGAAGCTAACTGGGGATCTTAACGTACCTGCTGGCCAG GTGACATTTCGTGCTAAAATTGGGAGAGGAAATCGCTCGTCCAACCGTGGGATGTATCCAGATGAATTAGGAGTG GTTGCGAGTTTCAAGGGTCAAGGAAGAATAGCAGAATTTGGGTTCCGAAATCCACAATGGGTTGATGGAGAACTTCTCCAACTAAATGGCAAG GGCATTGGTCCTTATGTCAAAGGCGCAGATCTTGGTTTCCTATATGTTGTACCTGAACAGAGTTTTCTTGTGTTGTTCAACCGATTAAAGCTACCTGACTGA
- the LOC142632217 gene encoding CASP-like protein 4A3: protein METQTQNQNQKQSQETLPQQQQQHQQQQQQNQKFKANMKKSSSKNSDSSAHYNDSPHSPLRFHSPLRSELGDPPETPPYHSPEASPEKPPPDYSKAVVAFDKYTQFSPQQSTPEKPNLTNNNNNSATQTEKSPSPLVVFNRAMREEPPMSVTKVGPSGGVGGGGAGVVGRGVEDGRRSAHMSMLRRSKRDIMVGKAALGFRFSEIVLCLISFSVMAADKTQGWSGDSFDRYTEYRYCLSVNVIAFVYSGFQAYDLAYNMITGKHVIRHHLRRHFTFFMDQVLAYLLISASSSAASRVDDWQSNWGKDEFTIMASASVGMAFLAFVAFAFSSLISGYYLFAQDST from the exons ATggaaactcaaactcaaaatcaaaatcaaaagcaaagcCAAGAAACATTAccacagcaacagcaacagcatcagcagcagcagcagcaaaaCCAGAAGTTCAAGGCGAACATGAAGAAGTCTTCGTCGAAAAACTCCGACTCATCGGCTCACTACAATGACTCGCCTCACTCGCCCCTCCGATTCCACTCGCCGCTCCGATCCGAACTCGGCGACCCTCCCGAGACGCCTCCGTACCACTCTCCCGAGGCCTCGCCGGAGAAGCCGCCGCCAGACTACTCCAAAGCCGTCGTCGCCTTCGACAAGTACACTCAGTTCTCTCCGCAACAGTCGACGCCGGAGAAGCCGAACCTcactaacaacaacaacaactccGCGACGCAGACGGAGAAGTCGCCGTCGCCGTTGGTGGTGTTTAACAGGGCGATGAGGGAGGAGCCACCGATGTCGGTGACGAAGGTAGGTCCTAGCGGCGGCGTCGGCGGCGGCGGAGCCGGAGTAGTAGGACGCGGAGTTGAGGACGGTCGGAGATCGGCGCATATGTCGATGTTGAGGAGGTCTAAGAGAGACATAATGGTGGGAAAAGCTGCGCTAGGGTTTAGGTTCAGTGAGATTGTGCTTTGTTTGATTTCGTTTTCGGTTATGGCCGCCGATAAAACTCAAGGCTGGAGCGGCGACTCCTTTGACCGTTACACTGAGtacag GTATTGTTTATCTGTGAATGTTATCGCATTTGTATATTCAGGGTTTCAAGCATATGATCTAGCTTACAATATGATCACTGGGAAACATGTCATCCGCCACCACCTACGTCGCCACTTTACATTCTTCATGGATCAG GTACTAGCTTATCTTCTCATATCAGCATCCTCATCAGCAGCAAGCCGGGTTGATGATTGGCAATCAAACTGGGGGAAAGATGAGTTCACAATAATGGCTAGTGCATCAGTCGGGATGGCCTTCCTGGCTTTTGTTGCATTTGCCTTTAGTTCCCTCATCTCTGGTTACTACCTGTTTGCACAAGACTCTACATGA